ACGAACAACAGGAGGAAACACTGATGACGATGAAATCCCTTTTGGGCACGGTTTCGCTGGCGCTGCTGATCGGCAGCGCGTCGGCCACGGCCCAGGCACAGATCGCGATCGGGCATCTGGCGGACTATTCCGGCGGCACGTCCGACGTCGGTACGCCCTATGGCCAGGCAGTCGCCGACACCTTCGCCTGGATCAACAAGAACGGCGGCATTGGCGGCAAGCAGGTCAATGTCGACACCAACGACTACGGCTATCAGGTGCCGCGCGCGATCGCGCTCTACAAGAAGTGGTCGGCGCCCGACAACAAGGTCGCGGCGATCATGGGCTGGGGCACCGCGGATACCGAGGCGCTGACCGGCTTCCTCGCGCAGGACAAGATCCCCGACATGTCCGGCTCCTACGCCGCCGCGCTGACCGACCCCGAGGGTACCAGCGGCAAGGCCAAGCCGGCGCCGTACAATTTCTTCTACGGCCCGAGCTATTCGGACGCGATGCGCGCGATGCTGACCTGGGCGGCGGATGACTGGAAGGCCAAGGGCAAGTCGGGTAAGCCGAAGTTCGTCCACATGGGCGCCAACCACCCCTACCCGAACGCGCCGAAGGCAGCCGGTGAGGCGCTCGCGACCGAACTCGGCTTCGAGGTTCTGCCGCCGCTCGTGTTTGCGCTCACGCCCGGCGACTACAGCGCGCAGTGCCTGAGCCTGAAGAGCTCCGGCGCCAACTACGCCTATCTCGGCAACACCGCGGCCTCCAACATTTCCGTGCTGAAGGCCTGCAAGGCGGCCGGCGTCAACGTGCAGTTCCTCGGCAATGTATGGGGCATGGACGAGAACGCGGCGAAAACCGCGGGCGATGCCGCCGACGGCGTGATCTTCCCGCTGCGGACCGCGGTCGGCTGGGGCGGCAACGCGCCCGGCATGAAGACGGTGATGGAAATCTCGAAAATGTCCGACCCCACGGGCAAGGTCTATCGCCCGGTGCACTACATCGCCGCGGTCTGCTCGGCGCTGTACATGAAGGAAGCGCTCGACTGGGCCGCCAAGAACGGCGGCGCGACCGGCGAGAACGTCGCCAAGGGTTATTACCAGAAGAAGGACTGGGTGCCGGCAGGCATGGAGGGCGTCTGCAACCCCTCGACCTGGACCGAGAAGGACCACCGCGGCACGCTCAAGGTCGACCTCTACCGCGCCAAGATTTCCGGCGCGACCGACGGCGACCTCAACGACCTGATGGCCAAGGGCACGATCAAGCTCGAGAAGGTCAAGACAGTCGAGCTGCCGCGCAAGGCCGACTGGCTCGGGTGGTGATTTCTTCTCCCTCCCCCTGAAAGGGGGAGGGTCGGGCGTGGGGGTCACACCGCGAAGAATGAACGACCCCCTCCCGCCTCGCCCTAACGGGCTCGCCGACCTCCCCCTTGCAGGGGGAGGTGACAAAGACAGCAACATTCGAACAGGGTTTCGTCGGTGCAACCTTCCGTCGCAACTGCAACAAGCCCAACTGCCACCGGCACCGACCAGGCGCCGATCCTCAGCGTGCGCAACATCGAGGTCGTCTACGACGACGTCATCCTGGTGCTGCGCGGCTTAAGCCTCGACGTGCCGAAGAGCGCGATCGTCGCGCTGCTCGGGGCCAACGGCGCCGGCAAGTCAACGACGCTGAAGGCGATCTCCGGCCTGCTCAAGACCGAGGACGGTGAGGTCACGCGCGGCGAGATCATCTTCGATGGCGAGCGCATCGACGGCATCGATCCCGACAAGATCGTCCGCCGCGGTATCTTCCAGGTGATGGAAGGCCGCCGCATCGTCGCCGACATGACCTCGCTGGAGAATTTGCGGCTCGGCGCCTTCACCCGCAACGACCGCAAGGTCGATGCCGACATCGACATGGTATTCAAATATTTCCCGCGCCTGAAGGAGCGCACCGGGCTTGCCGGCTATCTGTCCGGCGGCGAGCAGCAGATGCTCGCGATCGGGCGCGCGCTGATGGCGCGGCCGAAGATGATCCTGATGGACGAACCCTCGATGGGCCTGTCGCCTTTGCTCGTGAAAGAGGTGTTCTCGATCATCCGGGAGATCAACCGCGACCTCGGCGTCACCATCCTGCTGGTCGAGCAGAACGCGCGTGCCGCGCTCTCGGTCGCAAGCCACGGCTACATCATGGAGCAGGGCAAGGTGGTGCTGGAAGGCACCGCGGACGAGCTGCGCGACAACGAGGACGTCAAGGAATTCTACCTCGGCGGCGCCGGCGACCAGCGCAAGAGCTTCAAGAACCTGAAGAGCTTCAAACGGCGGAAGCGGTGGCTGTGAGCACCCGGGGCGGCCATTACGACGGCCTTGAGACCCGCGACCCGGCGGCGCGTGAGGCCGACCTTTTTGCTCGCCTGCCGGAGGTCCTGCGCAAGGCGCTTGCCGCGCCGGCCTATGCGGAGCGGCTTGGGGGCATCGATCCTGCCGGCGTCACCTCGCGCGCCGCCCTGGCACGCCTGCCGGTGCTGCGTAAATCCGAACTGCCGGCGCTGCATCGCGCCGCCCCGCCCTTCGGCGGGCTCACCACAGGGCCTCTGGGCGCGTTTGGGAGGCTTTTTACGTCCCCCGGGCCGATCTTCGAGCCGGAGAGCACCCATGCCGACCCCTGGCGCGGCGCGCGGGCCCTCTACGCGGCCGGGTTCCGGCCCGGCGACGTCGTGCTGAACACGTTCAGCTACCATTTGACCCCCGGCGGCTTCATTTTCGACGGCTCGGCCCGGGCGCTGGGCTGCGCGGTGATCCCGGCCGGCCCCGGGAATACCGAGCAGCAATTCGAGCTGATCGAGGCCTACCGGCCGGTCGGCTACAGCGGCACGCCGGATTTCCTCAAGATCCTGCTGGACGCGGGCGCAGCCACCGGCCGCGACGCCTCGTCGATCAAGCGGGCGGTGGTGTCCGGCGCCGCGTTTCCACCCTCGCTGCAGGCCGAGATCAAGGCGCGCGGCATCGACGCCTATCAGGCTTTCGGCACCGCCGATCTCGGCATCATCGCCTACGAGACCGAAGCGCGCGAGGGGATGATCGTGAACGAGGACCTGATCCTCGAGATCGTGCGGCCCGGCACCGGCGATCCCGTTGCACCAGGCGAGGTCGGCGAGATCGTCGTCACCTCGCTCGACCCCGATCATCCCTGGATCCGGCTTGCGCTCGGCGACCTCACGGCCGCCCTCCCCGGCGTGAGCCCCTGCGGCCGCACCAACCTGCGCATCGCGGGCTGGATGGGCCGCGCCGACCAGACCACCAAGGTCAAGGGCATGTTCGTCCGCCCCGAGCAGATCGCCGAGATCGGCAAGCGCCATCCGGAGCTCGGCCGCCTGCGTCTCGTGGTGACGCGCGCCGGCGAAGCCGATGCGATGACGCTTCGGGCCGAAAGTGGCGCGCCGAGCGAGGCACTGCAAAACGAAATCGGCGCGACCCTGCGCGCGGTGACGAAGCTCGGCGGCGCGGTCGAGCTGGTCGGCGCGGGCGCGCTGCCCAATGACGGCAAGGTGATCGCGGACGAGCGGTGAAAGCATTTGCCTGCGCGACTCTTGTCACTCCCGCGCCAAACATCGGCAGCAGCATGCGCCCCCAGGCCGTTAGCCGCAGGGGAGCCCAGATGTCGTGCCGACCCGTTCATGCCTTTCTGATTCTTTGCGCCGCTATTTTTTCGACCATTGCGCTGTCACTTGACCGGGCGGAGGCCGGAAACATCGTGGTCGGCGTCAACGTCGTCGGCATCCAGCAGATGAACGAGCAGCAGCAGGACGCCCTGATCGCGCAACTGCAAAAGGACGACGTGAAAGTGGTCCGGACCGGCATTGGCGAAGGCTTCAACCGCTTCATCACCAAGGCCCATGCGAGCGGCATCGGCGTGATCGCGATCATCTACCCCACAGCAGGCGCTTCGGGCGCCCACACCCGCCCCGCCGATCCCTCGGTGGGATTGCAATGGGCCCAACCTGCCCTGACTGACGCCGACCCCACGAAATTCAAGGCGTGGCTGACGAGCCAGCTTGCGCCGCTGGAAGCCGCGAATGTACGCCTTGTCGCTTTCGAGCTCGGCAACGAAATCAACGGGCCCTATTTCAACGGCGACTTCCTGCCCGGCCAGGCCTCGGGACGCGTTCTCTCGCTTTCCGATCTCGACAATCCCGGCGACGCGGAAGGTCGCGCCATCGCCGCGAGCTACCAGGCCTATCTTAAGGTGCTGGCAGCGCTGAAGGATGTTCGGGACCACGCGCGAGCCAACGCCGCCACACCCATCATCTCGGCAGGGCTGGCCGATGGCGGGTTACCGGGGAAGAAGCCGGGCCAAAAGCTCGACGGGGTCAGCATCCCCGCGACGCTGGAATTCATGCGACGGCATGGCCTGGACCGGCTCGCCGACGGCTACAGCGTGCACGTCTATCCCGCCGGCGATCCCAAGAGAACGGTCGCGACCCTCGCCGCGATTCTCGACAAGGAGGCCTTTGGCCTCTGCTCGGCGGCCAAGCCGTGTTGGTTGACGGAATGGGGGTTTAACAATCAGGACAAGACATGCCCGGTCGACGAGCGGACGCGAACGCAGCTGATCGGCACCATGCGCGGCGCGCTGGCCGAGTTTGAACGCCAGGGCCGGCTCGCGGGATCGATCTATTTCTCATGGGGCGGTCATCCCGGCGATGCCGGCTCGACCATCTTCCGCTGCGGCGCGCTCACCGACGCCGGCAGGCTGGCGCTGGCTCCGATGTGAGGGCTTGCCGAAGCGCAATGCCTGTCAGGTCGATGCCGGCCGGGGCGTCCAGAAACTTGCGCTCGAGCTGACGCCGAATAACGGCGGCGGCGTGCTCTGCCGATAGGGGTGCGATCGCCTGGAGGCCGCGAGCTGCGGACGAGGCCGCCACTCGAACAACGGAGCGGGCACCGCGCTTCCGAAACGTCATATGCCGACAAGTACCTCGCGCCGGTTCCGATTGTGAGCATGGTCACTGTCACCGGCGGTGACGGCGGCCTTGTTATGCTATGTTCGGGCTTTTCCGGATTTCGACCCATGTTTCGCGCCGCCTCTGCCGTCGTTTTGGCCGCCTTGTCGATGTGGCTTTTCAGCGAACCGGCGTTCGCCGAAAAACGCATCGCGCTGGTGATCGGCAATTCCGCCTATAAAAAGGTGCCGCCGCTTGCCAATCCGGCGAGGGACGCCGACGCGATGTCGGAAATGTTCAAGAACGCCGGCTTCAACGTCGTCGCGGCAAGGCACGATCTCGGGATCGCCGAGCTGCGCCGCGTCTTACGAGACTTTTCCGACGACGCGCGGGACGCCGACGTTGTCATCGTCTACTACGCCGGCCATGGGATGGAAGTCGACGGCATCAACTATCTCATCCCGGTGGATGCTGTCCTCGAACGCGACATTGATGCTTTCGACGAGGCCATGCCGCTCGATCGCGTGCTCACGGTCATCGAGCCGGCCCGGCAGCTCCGGCTTGTCATCCTTGACGCATGCCGCGACAACCCGTTCGGCAAGAACATGAAGCGGACCCTGGCCGCGCGCGCGGTCGGGCGCGGGCTCGCCAAGGTCGAGCCGGTCACTCCGAACACGCTGATCGCCTTCGCTGCCAAGGCGGGCTTCACCGCGACCGATGGCGACGACAAGAACAGTCCGTTCACCGCGGCACTGCTCAAGTACTTGCCGCGGCCCGGACTTGATCTGCGCAAGGCATTCGGCTTCGTGCGCGACGATGTCCTGAAAGTGACCCGCAACCGGCAGGAACCCTTCATCTACGGCTCGCTCGGCGGCGACGACGTCGCGCTCGTGCCGGCATCGCCTGCCGTCGACACCGACAAGGCCGCCAAGGACGATTACGACCTCGCCCGGCAGATCAACGTGATTTCGGCCTGGGATTCCTTTATCGGCAAATACCCTTCCGGCTTCTACAGCGACCTCGCCAGGGCACAGCGCGACAAGCTTGCCGCCGCGAAGGCTGCCGCCGAAGAAGCGGACCGCCTGGCGGCGCGGAAGAAAGCACTGGACGACGCCAAAGCCGCAGAAGCCGAGCGCGCGAGAATCGCAGCGCAGGCAAAGGCCGCCCAGGATGCCAGGATCCTGGCCGAGCAGGCGGCGGCCGAAACGGCCAAGGCAGCCGAAAAGGCAGCCGAAAAAGCGACCGCCAAGGCAAGGATCGAGGAAGCGGCGCGGATCGCCAGAGTCGTGATCGAAAGCAGCGGGATCGGCAAGGAGACGAAGAGCGACGGTCCCGCTGTATCGACGGTTTGCGCGGGCGCATCCACGCGCCTTGAGTCAATGTCGTCCCGGACGGCGCAGGCATTGTCGCAGGCGGAGGAATGCGGACTGTCGTCCCGGGACGTCTTCACGGAATGCCGGAATTGTCCTGACATGGTGGTCGTTCCCGCAGGCGAGGTCGTGATGGGATCGAGCCGCGCTGATATCGACACCGGCCTGGCGGCGGCGAACGAAGGGCCGCAGCACAAGGTGGCCATCAGGCAACCACTTGCGATCGGCCGTTTTGAGGTGACCCGGGATCAGTTTGCCGCCTTTGTGACGAGCTCCGGCTACAAGGCCGGCGACCACTGCTTCACGTTCGAGCAGAACAATCCGCAGGATCGCGCCAACCGTTCCTTCCTCAATCCGGGCTATGTCCAGGAGCGCAATCATCCGGCGGTATGCGTCAGCTGGGACGATGCGAAAGCCTATGTCGCATGGCTGTCGCAGACCACCGGCAAGCCCTATCGGCTGCTCTCGGAGGCCGAGTTCGAATATGCCGCACGGGCGGGCGCCGCCTCGCGCTTTGGCTTCGGCAATGATCCCGGCGAGATCTGCAAATTCGCAAATGGCGCCGATCAGTCGGCAAAGTCAGCGGGTCTGCCCGGCGACGCGTCCTACATGGGCTGCCGCGACGGCTATCCGTTCACGGCTCCCGT
This genomic interval from Bradyrhizobium sp. NP1 contains the following:
- a CDS encoding ABC transporter substrate-binding protein translates to MTMKSLLGTVSLALLIGSASATAQAQIAIGHLADYSGGTSDVGTPYGQAVADTFAWINKNGGIGGKQVNVDTNDYGYQVPRAIALYKKWSAPDNKVAAIMGWGTADTEALTGFLAQDKIPDMSGSYAAALTDPEGTSGKAKPAPYNFFYGPSYSDAMRAMLTWAADDWKAKGKSGKPKFVHMGANHPYPNAPKAAGEALATELGFEVLPPLVFALTPGDYSAQCLSLKSSGANYAYLGNTAASNISVLKACKAAGVNVQFLGNVWGMDENAAKTAGDAADGVIFPLRTAVGWGGNAPGMKTVMEISKMSDPTGKVYRPVHYIAAVCSALYMKEALDWAAKNGGATGENVAKGYYQKKDWVPAGMEGVCNPSTWTEKDHRGTLKVDLYRAKISGATDGDLNDLMAKGTIKLEKVKTVELPRKADWLGW
- a CDS encoding ABC transporter ATP-binding protein, whose translation is MQPSVATATSPTATGTDQAPILSVRNIEVVYDDVILVLRGLSLDVPKSAIVALLGANGAGKSTTLKAISGLLKTEDGEVTRGEIIFDGERIDGIDPDKIVRRGIFQVMEGRRIVADMTSLENLRLGAFTRNDRKVDADIDMVFKYFPRLKERTGLAGYLSGGEQQMLAIGRALMARPKMILMDEPSMGLSPLLVKEVFSIIREINRDLGVTILLVEQNARAALSVASHGYIMEQGKVVLEGTADELRDNEDVKEFYLGGAGDQRKSFKNLKSFKRRKRWL
- a CDS encoding AMP-binding protein translates to MSTRGGHYDGLETRDPAAREADLFARLPEVLRKALAAPAYAERLGGIDPAGVTSRAALARLPVLRKSELPALHRAAPPFGGLTTGPLGAFGRLFTSPGPIFEPESTHADPWRGARALYAAGFRPGDVVLNTFSYHLTPGGFIFDGSARALGCAVIPAGPGNTEQQFELIEAYRPVGYSGTPDFLKILLDAGAATGRDASSIKRAVVSGAAFPPSLQAEIKARGIDAYQAFGTADLGIIAYETEAREGMIVNEDLILEIVRPGTGDPVAPGEVGEIVVTSLDPDHPWIRLALGDLTAALPGVSPCGRTNLRIAGWMGRADQTTKVKGMFVRPEQIAEIGKRHPELGRLRLVVTRAGEADAMTLRAESGAPSEALQNEIGATLRAVTKLGGAVELVGAGALPNDGKVIADER
- a CDS encoding SUMF1/EgtB/PvdO family nonheme iron enzyme — protein: MFRAASAVVLAALSMWLFSEPAFAEKRIALVIGNSAYKKVPPLANPARDADAMSEMFKNAGFNVVAARHDLGIAELRRVLRDFSDDARDADVVIVYYAGHGMEVDGINYLIPVDAVLERDIDAFDEAMPLDRVLTVIEPARQLRLVILDACRDNPFGKNMKRTLAARAVGRGLAKVEPVTPNTLIAFAAKAGFTATDGDDKNSPFTAALLKYLPRPGLDLRKAFGFVRDDVLKVTRNRQEPFIYGSLGGDDVALVPASPAVDTDKAAKDDYDLARQINVISAWDSFIGKYPSGFYSDLARAQRDKLAAAKAAAEEADRLAARKKALDDAKAAEAERARIAAQAKAAQDARILAEQAAAETAKAAEKAAEKATAKARIEEAARIARVVIESSGIGKETKSDGPAVSTVCAGASTRLESMSSRTAQALSQAEECGLSSRDVFTECRNCPDMVVVPAGEVVMGSSRADIDTGLAAANEGPQHKVAIRQPLAIGRFEVTRDQFAAFVTSSGYKAGDHCFTFEQNNPQDRANRSFLNPGYVQERNHPAVCVSWDDAKAYVAWLSQTTGKPYRLLSEAEFEYAARAGAASRFGFGNDPGEICKFANGADQSAKSAGLPGDASYMGCRDGYPFTAPVGSLAPNAFGLYDMIGNVWEWTEDCYYGDYATARADGAAHLNASCSTRTVRGGDWFSTEAALRPAARAKANADARHDDIGLRVARTLGN